In Micromonospora sp. NBC_01813, the following are encoded in one genomic region:
- a CDS encoding glycosyltransferase, translating into MRVVVTVEGRFARTPDGAIWTQTGQDHQFWTGYLAAFDQVRVVARVRDTTAPASDAKRVTGPGVDVWPVPYYIGPYQYLAKRPAIGRAIHQAASDRDAVIMRVPSPIGTILAAARERRALPYALEVVGDPDDLFAPGVVDHPLRPLLRQRYVGSLRQQCRSAVCVAYVTDGYLQGRYPAGQGAISVAVSDVDLATAAYVPTPRGVEQTRHASTLISIGSLEQRYKGIDTLIEALATLVGNGRRLRLVHVGDGRYRSQLQAHARRCGVADRVVFTGSVPAGEAVRQRLDAADLFVMPSRTEGLPRALIEAMARGLPAVGSTVGGIPELLPPEFLVPPDDPTRLADTIATVLDHPELMAAASARNLARARDYSAQTLADRRTGYYRSVAEATAGRSGQRSYA; encoded by the coding sequence ATGCGGGTGGTGGTGACGGTCGAGGGCCGGTTCGCGCGTACCCCCGACGGAGCGATCTGGACGCAGACCGGCCAGGACCATCAGTTCTGGACCGGATACCTGGCGGCGTTCGACCAGGTCCGGGTCGTCGCCCGGGTCCGGGACACCACCGCCCCGGCGAGTGACGCCAAACGCGTCACCGGGCCCGGCGTCGACGTCTGGCCGGTGCCGTACTACATCGGTCCGTACCAGTATCTCGCCAAGCGGCCCGCGATCGGGCGGGCGATCCACCAGGCGGCCAGCGACCGCGACGCGGTGATCATGCGCGTTCCGTCCCCGATCGGCACCATCCTCGCCGCCGCCCGCGAGCGCCGCGCGCTGCCGTACGCGCTGGAAGTCGTCGGCGACCCGGACGACCTCTTCGCACCCGGCGTCGTGGACCACCCACTGCGCCCGCTGCTGCGCCAGCGCTACGTCGGCAGCCTGCGCCAGCAGTGCCGATCGGCGGTCTGCGTCGCCTACGTGACCGACGGATACCTGCAGGGCAGATACCCGGCCGGCCAAGGCGCCATCAGCGTCGCGGTGTCCGACGTCGACCTCGCCACGGCGGCGTACGTCCCTACCCCCCGCGGCGTCGAGCAGACGCGCCACGCCAGCACCCTCATCTCCATCGGCTCGCTCGAGCAACGGTACAAAGGCATCGACACCCTCATCGAGGCACTCGCGACGCTCGTCGGCAACGGGCGACGACTGCGACTGGTACACGTCGGCGACGGCCGGTACCGAAGCCAACTGCAGGCACACGCGCGCCGGTGCGGCGTCGCCGACCGGGTCGTCTTCACCGGCTCGGTGCCGGCCGGCGAGGCCGTCCGCCAGCGACTCGACGCCGCCGACCTGTTCGTCATGCCGTCGCGCACCGAGGGTCTGCCCCGCGCGTTGATCGAGGCGATGGCCCGTGGGCTGCCCGCTGTCGGATCGACCGTCGGCGGCATCCCCGAGCTGCTGCCCCCCGAGTTCCTCGTCCCACCCGACGACCCGACCCGGCTCGCCGACACGATCGCGACGGTCCTGGACCACCCGGAGCTGATGGCCGCCGCGTCGGCCCGCAACCTGGCGCGGGCCCGGGACTACTCGGCGCAGACGCTCGCCGACCGGCGTACCGGCTACTACCGGTCCGTCGCCGAGGCGACCGCCGGCCGGTCCGGGCAACGGAGCTACGCATGA
- a CDS encoding glycosyltransferase family 4 protein codes for MTRSHTAPPAPPRATPTSVTQVVHVIGTLDRGGAETLSLDMCRAIPTTAVRQTFITLGGREGSLADQFRAAGATVVQCPQRPAVTFPYRLWRCLRPMRPDAVVSHISLFSAVVLTVAAAMRVPVRIARMWSEGDGRADTVARRALRAVLRRLLRPVATDIVAVSDAAMAYAGRSVGEPGCRILYNSVDATRVAGWDRPSARRRWGIPDDASVVGYIGRASPEKNRPFLVDVHRAVQAKSPRAQSRRARLLIIGPFGVDDVVSAHPDVPDDPTIILGGEADEIASVLAATDVFVLPSLWEGLPGVVLEALAAGVPVVATNLPCLREAAQYVDGLTLVDLSDGPARWADAVRRSVQTSPARRDEIRASFRASPFQTDQAAAQWRTLWRADHS; via the coding sequence ATGACCAGATCGCACACCGCACCGCCGGCCCCGCCCCGCGCAACACCCACCTCAGTGACGCAGGTGGTGCACGTCATCGGGACCCTGGACCGGGGTGGCGCGGAGACGCTGTCCCTCGACATGTGTCGGGCCATCCCGACCACCGCCGTCCGGCAGACGTTCATCACCCTGGGTGGGCGGGAAGGCAGCCTGGCGGACCAGTTCCGGGCCGCTGGCGCCACCGTCGTCCAATGCCCACAGCGCCCAGCGGTCACCTTCCCGTACCGGCTGTGGCGATGCCTGCGCCCGATGCGGCCCGACGCGGTCGTCTCCCACATCAGCCTGTTCAGCGCCGTGGTGCTGACCGTCGCCGCAGCGATGCGCGTGCCGGTACGGATCGCCCGGATGTGGAGCGAAGGCGACGGCCGGGCGGACACCGTCGCCCGCCGGGCGCTGCGCGCGGTGCTGCGGCGACTGCTCCGACCGGTCGCCACCGACATCGTCGCGGTCAGCGACGCCGCGATGGCCTACGCCGGCCGATCCGTCGGCGAGCCGGGCTGCCGGATCCTCTACAACAGCGTCGACGCCACCCGGGTCGCCGGCTGGGACCGACCATCGGCCCGGCGGCGCTGGGGCATCCCGGACGACGCCAGCGTCGTCGGCTACATCGGCCGTGCGTCGCCGGAGAAGAACCGACCATTCCTGGTGGACGTCCACCGGGCGGTCCAGGCCAAGTCCCCCCGGGCGCAGTCACGTCGGGCCCGGCTGCTGATCATCGGCCCGTTCGGCGTCGACGACGTGGTGTCGGCCCACCCGGACGTGCCGGACGACCCGACGATCATCCTCGGCGGCGAAGCCGACGAGATCGCCTCCGTACTCGCCGCCACCGACGTGTTCGTCCTGCCGTCACTGTGGGAAGGACTGCCCGGCGTCGTACTCGAAGCACTCGCCGCCGGCGTCCCCGTCGTCGCTACCAACCTGCCCTGCCTGCGGGAAGCCGCCCAGTACGTCGACGGGCTCACCCTCGTCGACCTGTCCGACGGGCCGGCTCGATGGGCCGACGCGGTGCGCCGCAGTGTCCAGACATCGCCGGCGCGGCGCGACGAGATCCGGGCCAGCTTCCGGGCGTCGCCGTTCCAGACCGACCAGGCCGCAGCCCAGTGGCGGACACTGTGGCGGGCGGACCATTCGTGA
- a CDS encoding lipopolysaccharide biosynthesis protein: protein MILDRRLAVAFLTGSSAVQMGGNMVAALMASSVLGPHGRGLMVLGVSTAGIVPLLAGLGTGPQLRSAYPSTTSGPQRRDLLAGYTWWSVAAVAVAAVLAITVSALSAPLIDPALAQPGYLLALSVLTCGYVAHTQLPDLWYAAGLFRAGSGWAVTTTLGGMTGLLVAVAVAPTVTGLLLAQGIGMLAANTAQLTRLRTAGLLRFQLPSRAELRGLLRRGCGALGLTLGLALTLRLDRYVLGTIAGAAAVGVYSVASTLGQLPRMVPNAIGQLVNRDAAVAGAAFRPARVLGRTVAVAVVAAVVTAVVGWLVIVPLLGPEFAAAKPLLLVLLVAEVAFVPYTVASRALLGAGWMRTVGVFGLIWSVAAVTLFFVTIRLWGTLGAALACITLYAGLSASSWLLLSRGLARARSREPDTRAPDTQPAAVPLTRV from the coding sequence GTGATCCTCGACCGGCGGCTCGCCGTGGCGTTCCTGACCGGATCCAGTGCGGTCCAGATGGGCGGAAACATGGTGGCGGCCCTGATGGCCAGCAGCGTGCTCGGCCCGCACGGCCGCGGCCTGATGGTGCTGGGTGTGTCCACCGCCGGGATCGTGCCGCTGCTCGCCGGGCTGGGCACCGGACCGCAGCTACGGTCGGCGTACCCGTCGACGACCAGCGGACCGCAGCGGCGCGACCTGCTCGCCGGATACACCTGGTGGTCGGTCGCGGCCGTGGCCGTCGCCGCCGTACTGGCCATCACCGTCTCGGCGCTGTCCGCGCCGCTGATCGACCCGGCGCTCGCACAACCGGGATACCTCCTCGCGCTGTCCGTCCTGACCTGCGGCTACGTCGCGCACACCCAACTGCCTGACCTCTGGTACGCCGCCGGACTGTTCCGCGCCGGCAGCGGGTGGGCGGTGACGACCACCCTCGGCGGGATGACCGGCCTGCTCGTCGCGGTGGCGGTCGCCCCCACCGTGACCGGGCTGCTGCTCGCCCAGGGCATCGGCATGCTGGCGGCGAACACCGCCCAACTGACCCGGCTGCGCACCGCCGGCCTGCTCCGCTTCCAGCTGCCCAGCCGCGCCGAACTGCGGGGCCTGCTGCGCCGGGGTTGTGGGGCACTCGGGCTGACCCTCGGGCTGGCGCTGACGCTCCGACTGGACCGCTACGTGCTGGGCACGATCGCCGGCGCCGCCGCGGTCGGCGTCTACTCGGTCGCGTCCACCCTGGGCCAGCTGCCCCGGATGGTCCCCAACGCCATCGGCCAACTCGTCAACCGGGACGCCGCCGTAGCGGGAGCCGCGTTCCGGCCCGCCCGCGTGCTGGGCCGGACCGTCGCGGTGGCCGTGGTCGCCGCTGTGGTGACGGCCGTCGTCGGCTGGCTGGTGATCGTCCCGCTGCTGGGTCCCGAGTTCGCCGCCGCCAAACCCCTGCTGCTGGTCCTGCTGGTCGCCGAGGTCGCGTTCGTGCCGTACACCGTGGCGAGCCGGGCACTGCTGGGCGCCGGCTGGATGCGTACCGTCGGTGTGTTCGGTCTGATCTGGAGCGTCGCGGCGGTGACGTTGTTCTTCGTCACCATCCGACTGTGGGGAACGCTCGGTGCGGCGCTGGCCTGCATCACCCTGTACGCCGGCCTGTCCGCCTCGTCCTGGCTGCTGCTGTCGCGGGGTCTCGCCCGAGCCCGATCCCGCGAACCCGACACGCGGGCACCCGACACCCAGCCGGCAGCCGTCCCGCTCACCCGGGTCTGA
- a CDS encoding DegT/DnrJ/EryC1/StrS family aminotransferase — MLPYGRPSLDESDAAAVAAAVRSEWLTSGPTVRRFEAELGAYVGGAGCVSVSSGTAALHTAYAAAGLRPGDEVITTPLTFVATAATAALHGARVVFADVEDATGNLDPAATQAAVTARTRVVTAVDYAGHPAEYQQLRKVAADAGALLIDDAAHAIGSTYHGAPVGTLADLTTFSFFPTKNLTTGEGGAVTGTDPDLLDRVRRFASHGMVRDPDRLRHPDEGGWHQEVHSFGLNYRLSDVLCALGLSQLARLPHFKARRARIAARYRELLADVPGLRLPEQRPWVDPVWHLYPVRVLDGRRREVYDRMRAAGIGVQVNYLPVYRHPVFADLGYRPGMCPVAEAYYAEELSLPIYPDLTDADQDRVIDALQTILR; from the coding sequence ATGCTTCCCTACGGACGACCCAGCCTCGACGAATCGGACGCGGCAGCGGTCGCCGCCGCCGTACGCAGCGAATGGCTGACCTCCGGGCCGACCGTACGCCGCTTCGAGGCCGAACTCGGCGCGTACGTCGGCGGGGCCGGCTGCGTCAGCGTCAGCTCCGGCACCGCCGCGCTGCACACCGCGTACGCTGCCGCCGGCCTGCGCCCCGGCGACGAGGTGATCACCACGCCGCTGACGTTCGTCGCCACGGCGGCCACCGCGGCCCTGCACGGCGCCCGGGTGGTCTTCGCCGACGTCGAGGACGCCACCGGCAACCTCGACCCGGCCGCGACACAGGCCGCCGTCACCGCACGGACCCGGGTCGTCACCGCCGTCGACTACGCCGGACATCCCGCCGAGTACCAGCAGCTACGCAAGGTGGCGGCCGACGCCGGCGCCCTGCTGATCGACGACGCGGCACACGCCATCGGCTCCACCTACCACGGCGCACCGGTCGGCACCCTCGCCGACCTCACCACCTTCTCGTTCTTCCCGACCAAGAACCTCACCACCGGCGAAGGCGGCGCCGTCACCGGCACCGACCCGGACCTGCTCGACCGGGTACGCCGGTTCGCCAGCCACGGCATGGTGCGCGACCCCGACCGGCTGCGCCACCCGGACGAAGGTGGCTGGCACCAGGAGGTGCACAGCTTCGGCCTCAACTACCGGCTCTCCGACGTGCTGTGCGCGCTCGGGCTGAGCCAACTCGCCCGACTGCCGCACTTCAAAGCCCGCCGGGCGCGGATCGCGGCCCGCTACCGTGAACTGCTCGCGGACGTGCCGGGGCTGCGGCTACCCGAGCAGCGACCCTGGGTCGACCCGGTCTGGCACCTCTACCCGGTACGGGTCCTCGACGGCCGCCGCCGCGAGGTCTACGACCGGATGCGGGCGGCGGGCATCGGCGTACAGGTCAACTACCTGCCGGTCTACCGGCACCCGGTCTTCGCCGACCTCGGCTACCGACCAGGTATGTGTCCGGTCGCGGAGGCGTACTACGCCGAGGAACTCTCCCTGCCGATCTACCCGGACCTGACCGACGCCGACCAGGACCGGGTCATCGACGCGCTCCAGACCATCCTGCGCTGA
- a CDS encoding helix-turn-helix transcriptional regulator has translation MNRAALADFLRRRREALRPSDVGLVSGPRRRTPGLRREEVAALTGMSADYYVRIEQQRGPQPSTQMLAALARTLRLTADERDHLFRLAGHNVPRRTPEDIHVAPALLRVLDRMADTPALILSSLGEVLVANRLAVSIFGDPATRTGLARCEVYRWFTDPASRAVYPPEYHDRHGRGLVASLRVVHGAAGPRSRAGELVRALLAESPEFRGLWERHEVARRFEDHKTVVHPEVGAIEVDCQALFTEDQSQALLVLTPRPGSEAEDKIRLLAVLGHQHFAAADR, from the coding sequence ATGAACCGTGCCGCCCTGGCCGATTTCCTGCGCCGCCGCCGCGAGGCGCTGCGCCCGTCCGACGTCGGTCTGGTGTCCGGGCCGCGTCGGCGCACGCCGGGGCTGCGCCGGGAGGAGGTCGCGGCGCTGACCGGCATGTCCGCCGACTACTACGTGCGGATCGAACAGCAGCGCGGCCCGCAGCCGTCGACGCAGATGCTCGCCGCGCTCGCCAGGACGCTGCGGCTGACCGCGGACGAGCGTGACCACCTGTTCCGGCTGGCCGGCCACAACGTCCCCCGCCGGACACCCGAGGACATCCATGTCGCCCCGGCCTTGCTGCGGGTGCTGGACCGGATGGCGGACACCCCGGCGTTGATTCTGTCGTCGCTCGGCGAGGTGCTGGTGGCGAACCGGCTGGCGGTGTCGATCTTCGGCGATCCGGCGACGCGTACCGGTCTGGCCCGCTGTGAGGTCTACCGGTGGTTCACCGATCCGGCCTCCCGGGCCGTGTACCCGCCGGAGTACCACGACCGGCATGGCCGTGGCCTCGTCGCCTCGCTCCGGGTGGTGCATGGCGCGGCCGGGCCGCGTTCGCGCGCCGGTGAGCTGGTGCGGGCACTGCTGGCCGAGTCGCCCGAGTTCCGCGGGCTCTGGGAGCGGCACGAGGTCGCCCGGCGGTTCGAGGACCACAAGACGGTGGTGCATCCGGAGGTCGGTGCGATCGAGGTGGACTGTCAGGCCCTGTTCACCGAGGACCAGTCGCAGGCGTTGCTGGTGCTCACGCCACGGCCGGGCAGCGAGGCCGAGGACAAGATCCGGCTGCTCGCGGTGCTGGGCCACCAGCACTTCGCGGCGGCGGACCGCTGA
- a CDS encoding SDR family oxidoreductase, which translates to MNTSGNTIFVPGATSGIGLALALRLQAAGNTVVIGGRRGDLLDKLAADHGFGTVRIDTADAASIAEAAADVVERFPELNVLIAMAGIMRVEDWTSPGFLADAEQIVTTNLLGPIRLIAALTGHLQTRPDAAIVTVSSGLAHAPLRVTPTYNATKAAIHQLSETLRLQLEPAGVQVIELVPPSVRTALLPGQETSDFAMPLDEFADEVMTLIEADPKAREILVDRVKFLRYAEVRGDYDQVVATLNAADPHGR; encoded by the coding sequence ATGAACACGTCCGGAAACACCATCTTCGTACCCGGCGCCACCTCCGGTATCGGACTGGCGCTTGCCCTACGGCTGCAGGCCGCCGGCAACACCGTCGTCATCGGCGGGCGGCGTGGCGACCTGCTCGACAAGCTCGCCGCCGACCACGGATTCGGGACCGTACGCATCGACACCGCCGACGCGGCGTCGATCGCGGAAGCGGCCGCCGACGTCGTCGAGCGTTTCCCGGAGCTGAACGTCCTGATCGCGATGGCCGGCATCATGCGGGTCGAGGACTGGACGAGCCCCGGGTTCCTCGCCGACGCCGAGCAGATCGTCACCACCAACCTGCTCGGCCCGATCCGGCTGATCGCCGCCCTCACCGGCCATCTGCAGACCCGCCCCGACGCCGCGATCGTCACGGTCTCCTCCGGTCTGGCGCACGCCCCGCTGCGGGTCACCCCGACCTACAACGCCACCAAAGCCGCGATCCACCAGCTCAGCGAGACACTGCGGCTGCAACTGGAGCCGGCCGGCGTGCAGGTGATCGAACTGGTCCCACCCTCGGTGCGGACCGCGCTGCTGCCAGGTCAGGAGACCTCCGACTTCGCGATGCCGCTCGACGAGTTCGCCGACGAGGTGATGACCTTGATCGAGGCCGACCCGAAAGCCCGCGAGATCCTGGTCGACCGGGTGAAGTTCCTCCGGTACGCCGAGGTCCGCGGCGACTACGACCAGGTCGTGGCCACCCTCAACGCGGCCGACCCGCACGGCCGCTGA
- a CDS encoding Hsp70 family protein, whose protein sequence is MAGPGYMLGVDFGTSHTVAAARSPDNRSRVLLFDGSPLLPSAVYAQPGAPLLVGRDAILAARVDPARFEPHPKRRVDDGTVLLGEREFPVVDLIAAVYRRVGEEWGRVVGAVRPELTLTHPAAWGEPRRRVLVAAAEAAGFDRIRLVPEPVAAAAYFVRVLGQRLPTGSVLVVHDIGGGTVDVAAVTRTRTGFTVSALDGRDDLGGIDLDAAVVAHLSGVHGTDSGGAWHRLTTPANLNDRRARRLLWDDVRAAKERLSRATISEIVVPQVGIEVHLTRHELESLATPALTEAVRLTNSVVGRLAVPGHRLAGVFLVGGSSRIPLLSTLLFQELGRAPVVIEQPELVVAEGSVALPELPPAPGRKWHQATGQPDAAPTSPTPAPTTPAAPPRQRRRRTWLRWLGPVALLPVAAVIVGLAVALITILAFVGMVVWSILTGQGFLPDWNFMPRAPWA, encoded by the coding sequence ATGGCCGGCCCCGGGTACATGCTCGGCGTCGACTTCGGAACGTCGCACACGGTCGCAGCGGCCCGCTCGCCTGACAACCGGTCGCGGGTCCTGCTTTTCGACGGCTCACCGCTGTTGCCCTCCGCCGTCTACGCGCAGCCAGGCGCGCCGCTGCTCGTGGGACGCGACGCCATCCTTGCCGCCCGCGTCGACCCGGCCCGGTTCGAACCCCACCCCAAGCGACGGGTCGACGACGGCACCGTACTGCTGGGCGAGCGGGAGTTCCCGGTGGTCGACCTGATCGCCGCGGTCTACCGGCGGGTAGGCGAGGAGTGGGGCCGGGTGGTCGGCGCCGTCCGGCCCGAGCTGACCCTCACCCACCCCGCGGCGTGGGGCGAACCGCGCCGCAGGGTGCTGGTCGCCGCGGCCGAAGCGGCCGGTTTCGACCGAATCCGGCTGGTACCCGAGCCGGTGGCGGCCGCCGCCTACTTCGTGCGGGTCCTCGGCCAGCGACTGCCGACCGGCTCGGTACTGGTGGTGCACGACATCGGCGGCGGGACGGTGGACGTCGCCGCGGTCACCCGGACCCGGACCGGGTTCACCGTGAGCGCGCTCGACGGCCGGGACGACCTCGGCGGCATCGACCTGGACGCGGCGGTGGTCGCCCATCTGTCCGGAGTCCACGGCACGGACTCAGGCGGTGCGTGGCACCGGCTCACCACACCGGCGAACCTCAATGATCGGCGGGCGCGGCGGCTGCTCTGGGACGACGTACGCGCTGCCAAGGAACGGTTGTCCCGGGCCACGATCTCCGAGATCGTGGTGCCTCAGGTGGGGATCGAGGTACACCTCACCCGACATGAGCTGGAGTCGCTGGCGACCCCGGCGCTCACCGAGGCGGTAAGGCTCACCAACTCGGTCGTCGGGCGGTTGGCGGTGCCGGGGCACCGCCTCGCCGGGGTCTTCCTGGTCGGCGGCAGCAGTCGGATCCCGCTGCTGTCCACCCTGCTGTTCCAGGAACTCGGACGCGCTCCGGTCGTGATCGAGCAGCCGGAACTCGTTGTGGCCGAGGGCAGCGTCGCACTCCCCGAACTGCCACCGGCCCCTGGCCGGAAGTGGCACCAGGCCACCGGGCAACCGGACGCCGCGCCGACCTCGCCGACGCCGGCTCCGACAACTCCGGCGGCTCCACCCCGGCAGCGACGCCGCCGCACGTGGCTACGGTGGCTCGGGCCGGTTGCCCTGCTACCGGTGGCAGCGGTGATCGTCGGCCTGGCGGTGGCTCTCATAACGATCCTGGCCTTTGTCGGAATGGTCGTCTGGAGCATCCTGACCGGCCAGGGGTTCCTGCCAGACTGGAACTTCATGCCTCGGGCGCCGTGGGCCTGA
- the tig gene encoding trigger factor, with protein sequence MKSTVETLSPTRVRLAIEVPFVELEPSLRKAYREIAQQVTIPGFRKGKVPAAVIDQRVGRGTVLNEAVQEAIPQNILAAVREHEVKTLGRPEVEITDFTDGEALKFTAEVDVRPQLTVPDLATIEVTVDELQIDDSEIDGQIGNLRERFATLKTVDRPAVDGDYVQIDLAATVDGEEVPGGSATNISHEVGSKQLLPGLDEVLVGLAADASTSFTTQLVGGDFAGRDADVAVTVRTVKEKQLPELDDAFAQMASEFDTLDELRGDLRQRIERSKQLEQIYAARDKALDQLVEAAEVPAPDGVVAEEVEHRKQAMTDQLERIGASWEDYLASEEKAEADIDAELTEAATKAVKIQLLLDTLAEAEDVQVTDDEFGHEIVHRAQRAGMAPQQYYDQLARSGAAGAVYGDVRRGKALGLVMERITMNDSAGNPISMDAIKAANEAEHNHEH encoded by the coding sequence GTGAAGAGCACCGTCGAGACCTTGAGCCCGACTCGGGTCCGGCTCGCCATCGAGGTGCCGTTCGTCGAGCTCGAACCGAGCCTGCGGAAGGCGTACCGGGAGATCGCGCAGCAGGTCACCATCCCCGGTTTCCGCAAGGGGAAGGTGCCGGCGGCGGTCATCGACCAGCGGGTCGGCCGAGGCACGGTCCTCAACGAGGCCGTGCAGGAGGCGATCCCGCAGAACATCCTCGCCGCCGTCCGTGAGCACGAGGTCAAGACCCTCGGCCGCCCGGAGGTGGAGATCACCGACTTCACCGACGGCGAGGCGCTGAAGTTCACCGCCGAGGTGGACGTCCGCCCGCAGCTGACCGTGCCGGACCTCGCCACGATCGAGGTGACCGTCGACGAGCTGCAGATCGACGACAGCGAGATCGACGGCCAGATCGGCAACCTGCGGGAGCGGTTCGCCACCCTGAAGACGGTGGACCGCCCGGCGGTCGACGGCGACTACGTGCAGATCGACCTGGCCGCGACGGTCGACGGCGAAGAGGTTCCGGGTGGTTCGGCCACCAACATCTCCCACGAGGTCGGCAGCAAGCAGCTGCTGCCGGGCCTGGACGAGGTGCTCGTTGGTCTGGCCGCCGATGCGTCGACCAGCTTCACCACCCAGCTGGTGGGCGGTGACTTCGCCGGTCGTGACGCGGACGTCGCGGTGACCGTGCGGACGGTCAAGGAGAAGCAGCTGCCGGAGCTGGACGACGCGTTCGCGCAGATGGCCAGCGAGTTCGACACCCTCGACGAGCTCCGGGGCGACCTGCGTCAGCGGATCGAGCGGTCCAAGCAGCTCGAGCAGATCTACGCCGCCCGGGACAAGGCGCTCGACCAGCTGGTCGAGGCGGCCGAGGTGCCGGCGCCCGACGGTGTGGTCGCCGAGGAGGTCGAGCACCGCAAGCAGGCGATGACCGACCAGCTGGAGCGGATCGGCGCCTCCTGGGAGGACTACCTGGCCTCCGAGGAGAAGGCAGAGGCGGACATCGACGCCGAGCTGACCGAGGCGGCCACCAAGGCGGTCAAGATCCAGTTGCTGCTGGACACCCTCGCCGAGGCCGAGGACGTTCAGGTCACCGACGACGAGTTCGGTCACGAGATCGTGCACCGCGCCCAGCGGGCCGGGATGGCTCCCCAGCAGTACTACGACCAGCTGGCCCGCTCCGGCGCGGCCGGCGCGGTCTACGGTGACGTGCGGCGGGGCAAGGCGCTCGGTCTGGTGATGGAGCGGATCACGATGAACGACTCGGCCGGCAACCCGATCAGCATGGACGCGATCAAGGCCGCCAACGAGGCCGAGCACAACCACGAGCACTGA
- a CDS encoding ATP-dependent Clp protease proteolytic subunit: MTDLHIPAMPIRVSEARGGDSLSGNLDDTVFNRLLKERIIFLGSEVTDQVANRICAQLLLLAAEDPERDINLYINSPGGSVYSGMAIYDTMQYISNDVATIAMGMAASMGQLLLCAGAPGKRYALPHARIMMHQPSGGMGGTASDIAIQAEQMLYTKRMFQERVAFHTGQDAAQIEADSDRDRWFTAAEGLDYGFIDRVITGATQVPTGAGTRN, encoded by the coding sequence ATGACCGATCTGCACATCCCAGCTATGCCCATCCGGGTGAGCGAGGCCCGCGGCGGTGACTCACTCAGTGGCAACCTCGACGACACGGTCTTCAACCGGTTGCTCAAGGAGCGGATCATCTTCCTGGGCAGCGAGGTGACCGACCAGGTGGCCAACCGCATCTGCGCCCAGCTGCTGCTGCTCGCGGCGGAGGACCCGGAGCGGGACATCAACCTCTACATCAACTCGCCCGGCGGGTCGGTCTACTCCGGCATGGCGATCTACGACACCATGCAGTACATCAGCAACGACGTGGCCACCATCGCGATGGGCATGGCGGCGTCCATGGGCCAGCTGCTGCTCTGCGCCGGCGCGCCGGGCAAGCGGTACGCCCTGCCGCACGCGCGGATCATGATGCACCAGCCGTCCGGTGGGATGGGTGGCACCGCCTCCGACATCGCCATCCAGGCGGAGCAGATGCTCTACACCAAGCGGATGTTCCAGGAGCGGGTGGCGTTCCACACCGGCCAGGACGCGGCGCAGATCGAAGCGGACTCCGACCGCGACCGGTGGTTCACCGCGGCGGAAGGGCTGGACTACGGTTTCATCGACCGGGTGATCACCGGAGCGACGCAGGTCCCGACCGGCGCCGGCACCCGTAACTGA
- a CDS encoding ATP-dependent Clp protease proteolytic subunit produces the protein MTDLTMPPGFAPVHNRYVLPSFVERTSYGIKESNPYNKLFEDRIIFLGVQVDDASANDVMAQLLTLEGTDPDRDIIMYINSPGGSFTAMTAIYDTMQYVRPDIMTVCLGQAASAAAVLLSAGTPGKRMALPNSRIIIHQPATEGGYGQGSDIEIQAREILRMRTQLEEMLSRHCNRAVELVRKDIDRDKIMTAEESREYGLVDTILTSRKKGLLAASSAS, from the coding sequence ATGACTGACTTGACCATGCCGCCCGGGTTCGCGCCGGTGCACAACCGGTACGTCCTGCCGTCGTTCGTTGAGCGCACCTCGTACGGGATCAAGGAGTCGAACCCGTACAACAAGCTCTTCGAGGACCGGATCATCTTCCTCGGTGTGCAGGTGGACGACGCGTCGGCCAACGACGTGATGGCCCAGCTGCTGACCCTGGAGGGCACCGACCCGGACCGGGACATCATCATGTACATCAACTCGCCGGGTGGTTCCTTCACCGCGATGACGGCGATCTATGACACCATGCAGTACGTCCGGCCGGACATCATGACGGTCTGCCTGGGGCAGGCGGCCAGCGCCGCCGCCGTGCTGCTGTCCGCCGGTACGCCGGGCAAGCGGATGGCGCTGCCCAACTCGCGGATCATCATCCACCAGCCGGCCACCGAGGGCGGCTACGGTCAGGGCTCGGACATCGAGATCCAGGCCAGGGAGATCCTCCGGATGCGTACCCAGCTGGAGGAGATGCTGTCGCGGCACTGCAACCGGGCGGTCGAGCTGGTCCGCAAGGACATCGACCGTGACAAGATCATGACTGCGGAGGAATCCCGCGAGTACGGTCTGGTCGACACCATCCTGACCAGCCGCAAGAAGGGTCTGCTGGCGGCCAGCTCGGCCAGCTGA